From the genome of Sporomusa sphaeroides DSM 2875:
AACCCGGCAGATAGCTGAGGCGTATCTCCAATATCTCTATACCGACCAGGGACAGGAGCTTGCTGCTAAACATTACTACCGACCGCGGGCAGAGGCTGTTGCTGCCAAATATGCTAACCAGTTCCCTAAGCTCAGCCTGTTTACGATAGCTGAACTTGGTGGCTGGACAGAGGCTCATAACAAGCACTTTAAAGATGGCGGCATTTTTGATCAAATTTATGAACCAAAAGCCAAACAATAACGAAGTGGGGAATAATCATGAGTCTTAAATCCCTTACTATAACGAAACATAGCATCCTGCCGGGTTTTGGACTCACTATGGGCTTTACCATGTTATATATTGGGCTCCTAGTATTGATTCCGTTATCTACCATTATTCTTACGGCAGCTGGAATAGGGTGGGCAGAGTTTTGGGAAATAGTCACAGCTCCGAGACTGGTGGCATCCTATAAACTCAGTTTTGGCGCATCCCTGATTGCCGCCTCCATAAACGCCATATTTGGCTTATTGGTAGCCTGGGTACTGGTACGCTATTCGTTTCCCGGCAAACGAATTATCGATGGACTTGTTGACCTGCCATTTGCTCTTCCTACCGCCGTTGCCGGTATTACATTAACCACGCTGTATGCTCCAAACGGCTGGATTGGCAGCCATTTGGCCTTACTTGGCATCAAAGGCGCCTACTCGCCTCTGGGGGTTGTCATAGCCCTTACCTTTATTGGATTGCCGTTTGTGGTGCGCATGGTTCAACCTGTCCTGCAAACATTAGACAAAGAAGTAGAAGAAGCGGCGGCCAGCTTGGGGGCTGGTCGCCTGCAAACTTTTACCAGGATTATCTTGCCGGAGATATTCCCAGCCCTCTTGACCGGGTTTGCGCTGGCGTTTGCCCGGGCTTTGGGGGAATATGGATCAGTTGTGTTTATCTCAGGCAATATGCCGATGAAAACCGAGATTACGCCGCTGCTGATTATGACTAAGCTTGAGCAATATGACTACAGCGGTGCCAGTGCCATAGCGGCGGTTATGCTGTTTGTTTCATTTATCCTGCTGTTCGTAATTAACCTTTTGCAGTGGTGGCAGGGGAGACGGCATGGCTGATTATAAATGTAGACTTGATTCAGGTGGAGTTTTACTCCAGCTGAATCCTAGTCGGAATTATCCAGGGGCTTACTCGCTCGCCTGTGCCCGTAGGGGTATAAATCACGCTTATAGAAGCGGGAGTCTTAGAGCGAGTTGGCCATCGGATAGAAGGAGGCGCGACACCTTATGGCCAGTAATATAGCACTGCGGTCAAAAACTATACGGCAAACTCCCGGCTCAACAACCGAACTGCCATTGGTTCGCTGGCTGCTTATTGCCCTTGCCCTCGCATTTCTGGGGTTAATGCTGATTGTTCCTGTCATTGCCGTATTTGTAAAAGCATTTGAACAAGGCTTGGCATTGTATGTTAAAGCCATTACAGAACCGGATGCGTTGGCTGCTATTAAGCTTACGCTGCTGACAGTAAGCATTGCTGTACCGCTTAATACACTGTTTGGGCTGACGGCGGCCTGGGCAATAGCCAAATTTGAGTTCAGAGGCAGAAACTTTCTAATCACACTGATTGACCTGCCGTTTGCTGTTTCGCCGGTTATTGCCGGACTGATTTTTGTATTCTTGTTTGGCAAACCGGGTATCTTCGGCCCGTGGCTGGCTGCCCACGATATCAAGATTATTTTTGCTGTGCCGGGGATTGTTTTGGCCACAGTTTTTGTTACTTTCCCTTTTATTGCCCGCGAACTAATACCACTGATGCAGGCTCAGGGAACAGCCGAGGAAGAGGCGGCATTAACTTTAGGCGCGAACGGCTGGAAAACTTTTTGGCATGTTACCTTACCCAATATCAAATGGGGGCTGATTTACGGCGTTATTCTTACAAGTGCGAGGGCAGTGGGTGAATTCGGTGCGGTATCGGTTGTTTCAGGACATATTCGCGGCCTTACCAACACCATGCCGCTGCATGTTGAAATTTTATATAATGAATACCAGTTTGTTGCGGCATTTGCCGTGGCTTCCCTGATGACGCTGCTGGCCATCATAACCTTAGTTGTAAAAAACATTGCCGAATGGGAAGTGCAGCAGCAAAGCCAGGAGTTAGCTGAGTAGTGTGTACGGGGAGGTAAAGTAATGAGTATTGAGATCATTAATATACATAAGCAGTTTGGTTCGTTTACAGCCTTGAAAGATATCAATCTGACAATTCCAACAGGCGAACTTGTGGCCCTTTTAGGGCCGTCCGGTTCAGGCAAAACGACGTTGCTGCGAATCATCGCCGGTTTAGAGCTGGCCGATCAGGGTTCAATCCTCTTCAATGGTGAAGATACCGCCCAAAGAAATGTCCAACAACGGCAGGTAGGGTTTGTTTTTCAGCATTATGCATTATTCCGCCATATGACTGTTTTTGATAATATTGCTTTTGGCTTACATGTCCGCCCAAGCAAATTGCGTCCTGCAAAAACCGAGATTCAGGCAAAGGTACAAAAACTATTGAGTCTGGTTAAGCTCGAGGGTATGGCTCACCGTTACCCAACCCAGTTGTCCGGCGGGCAGCGGCAGCGGGTGGCACTGGCCAGAGCGCTTGCCGTTGAACCGCAGGTGCTGCTTTTAGATGAACCGTTTGGCGCTTTGGATGCCAAAGTGCGGAAAGAATTACGGCGCTGGCTTAGACAATTGCATGACGAACTTCATGTTACCAGTGTGTTTGTTACCCATGA
Proteins encoded in this window:
- the cysT gene encoding sulfate ABC transporter permease subunit CysT, translated to MSLKSLTITKHSILPGFGLTMGFTMLYIGLLVLIPLSTIILTAAGIGWAEFWEIVTAPRLVASYKLSFGASLIAASINAIFGLLVAWVLVRYSFPGKRIIDGLVDLPFALPTAVAGITLTTLYAPNGWIGSHLALLGIKGAYSPLGVVIALTFIGLPFVVRMVQPVLQTLDKEVEEAAASLGAGRLQTFTRIILPEIFPALLTGFALAFARALGEYGSVVFISGNMPMKTEITPLLIMTKLEQYDYSGASAIAAVMLFVSFILLFVINLLQWWQGRRHG
- the cysW gene encoding sulfate ABC transporter permease subunit CysW, whose protein sequence is MASNIALRSKTIRQTPGSTTELPLVRWLLIALALAFLGLMLIVPVIAVFVKAFEQGLALYVKAITEPDALAAIKLTLLTVSIAVPLNTLFGLTAAWAIAKFEFRGRNFLITLIDLPFAVSPVIAGLIFVFLFGKPGIFGPWLAAHDIKIIFAVPGIVLATVFVTFPFIARELIPLMQAQGTAEEEAALTLGANGWKTFWHVTLPNIKWGLIYGVILTSARAVGEFGAVSVVSGHIRGLTNTMPLHVEILYNEYQFVAAFAVASLMTLLAIITLVVKNIAEWEVQQQSQELAE
- a CDS encoding sulfate/molybdate ABC transporter ATP-binding protein produces the protein MSIEIINIHKQFGSFTALKDINLTIPTGELVALLGPSGSGKTTLLRIIAGLELADQGSILFNGEDTAQRNVQQRQVGFVFQHYALFRHMTVFDNIAFGLHVRPSKLRPAKTEIQAKVQKLLSLVKLEGMAHRYPTQLSGGQRQRVALARALAVEPQVLLLDEPFGALDAKVRKELRRWLRQLHDELHVTSVFVTHDQEEALDVADRIVILNNGRIEQLGTPEEVYEHPNSPFVYDFLGNVNLFRGRIHRGRISLGSIELAAPDHIDTLDTQAVSFVRPYNIEVEREGKGQEFIPARILYIRAVGPTVHLELKREDTGDFVEVELSKERFRELNIKLGEQVFVKPKDLRIFIPEDYVI